One Hevea brasiliensis isolate MT/VB/25A 57/8 chromosome 6, ASM3005281v1, whole genome shotgun sequence genomic window, agtttaaataatataaataatgtaaAATTTGACAGAGTCACAGAGGgacttaataatttaataaaagtgaaatataaagataaaatattgtattttttaaaatttgaaaattaaatagttaatttcgttaaaatataataattaaataataatttttttaaaaaaattattttttatattaaaaagttaattttttattttaaatataaaaattcacAAAAATAAATCGATTacattcaattgtcataaaattttaatttttaaataagttgttaaaaaaaaaaagattgaagTTGAAAGCAGAGTCAGTCACAGTTGATCATGAACCCATAAGCAAATCAGAACCATTTAAAATTGGAAGCCACCTGAATTTTATGGATTCAAATTGGACTGTAATAATTTCCTCATCTTCAGCAAGGAGTTTCAATTTTATTCGATTCGAATCGgtattttcttttaataaaaaaatttttaattattgaattgagtaaaattgaaattgaaattagaTTTGAATAAATCAAACTCTATAATTCGATATAAAATCTTTTATTCCGCTAAAATTCTCAATTTTAACTCAAAAAATTGGATCAAAATCAACTCGTAACAAGAGCTAAGGAGGAGCAtacctaaaattttatttttttaaggcaAAATACATAATTTAACCATTGAAATTATATCAAATAGTTATATAAATCTTTAAAGTATTTCAAAGGTAATCtttcaacttaaaaaaaaaatgaaataagttttctaaattttttaaaataaatcaaattgtttccttacaaacaaataaactctttaacatttaaaatagataaaaatcgaAACTATTATTTATCCCTAATATAAATCCAACCAAAATCGTGCGTAAAAATTTTTTAGTGTTTGAGCTCTTCATCAATAATAATACGTACCCGATTTGAAATAACCGGTGGATATCTGCTGTATTTTGAAATCATTCCTTAAAAAATAACTTAGGCTGATAAAAATCTCATACACATTTTCGTATATGACATTCACTGAATTTATATTTAAGGCAAAttataattcaattatttttatctattttaaatgttaaagggtttatttatctataaaataattatagtatttatttgatatttttttgaaattttaaagGTTTGTTTGGTTCTAAAACACTTTAATACTTATATTGATTCATATTTTGTAAGTCAAAATAGCCTTTTtgccattttttaaaattttttttttttacccttcTGGACCTACGATAATAGCGCACGGCTGCAAGCCCTCAAAATTGATGTGCATGTGGCCACCTAAGCAACACAATAGGATGGTCACGCAAGCTTTTCCCTGCTGTCTCTTATCCTTTATTGGCATGCACAGAAGCCTTGGCATGCACAGAAGCCGTTGTTTAGTCTTACCATAGGGGCCTTCGTCATCTTTGGATAGAGGGGGACTTGCAAATAATTCAAGCCTTAAATGGCCGCTCTCCAGCGCTAGAAGTCTTAGGACTGATAGCAGATATCCTTTGGTTTGCTGGTAGTTTATCAAAGATCAAATTCTGCTTTGTTTAGAGAATGTAGACAGTTCATAATTTGACACGTAAAACTTTGCATGATATTTTTAACTTGTAATCCTATGATACAAGTTACCTTTGTATCAGCTCTAAGCCTTTTGAACAGTGACTTATTACCTttcagacaaaaaaaaaaaaaaaaatcttggggAAGCAAACTCTCTTTCCTTATAATGGTAACATTCTCTTTTGTATTGGGAAGTGATGGTACCGATCAAtttttgtattataaatgttaggttttatttatttatttattttggatcATGGACCAAGCCCATTGATCGACACATAAGAAACTATCAATTTTGTGGGACAATTTTTCTTTTagcttaatttattttatttaccaTTGTTACTTTGGATGCTCCAAAAAGCAAGATCGATTCACCAAGCATACCATGTTATGTTGAAAACTCATCATGATAAACAAATCTTAAAAATCAGACAAGCAATGCAAGACCACACCAGCTTCATTACAGTTCAAGAAAAGTGAAAATCAAGAAGCCCAACAACCCCTTGGATTGCGAAACCCCATCTCTCTAAGAGGTTATCCAGGATTTGGCATTGTTGCTTTCCTGCTAAAGCTTAATGCATTCTAGCAGCTTCCCCAAAAAAACAAAAACCAACAGCCCAGGGGAGTGCTCACTTCCAAGGAGCCCTCAGAATCCACAATTTAGCCATCAAGAGAGAAAAAGAAGGGGACAAAAAAACCCCTGCCTTTTGAATTCGATCTAGTCTCAAATATTAATGCAAGAAATGGTAAAACTAAACATTTCCAAAGATATTGCAGCGTCTAAACTACAGTTTAGCATACATAGCATAACAGATGAAAGTTTGATTCAATAAAATACATTTATATTACATTAATAAGTAACCAAAGTTGAGCTGTTACATATTATTTGCAAGAGACATTTGAAATATATTTGATTAGTTCAGCTCAATACCATAGAGATTCATCCATCAAATTGGTGCTTAGTACACACAGCATGGTAGAATATTAACTTACGAAGATTAGTTGTGAGCTATATTGCCTTCACCAACTCCAACAGAAAAATACCAATGATACTTATTAAAACTCCAATGGTCTTGAATAACAACAGACACAAAAAAAGCCCTAAAGCTTTACCACCTAAACCATCCCATGATCAACCTAGAAACCAAGAAAGGCCATTCTCAAAAATTGTCTGAACACCAACTACAGTTGAAATGAAAATAATGCTAGGCAACACAAAGGTTTAGGAATCTTAATTAACCACATGAACCCCAAACAAAAATCTTAGCCCAAAATAATCTTGCTGTGCAAAAGTCTCCTTCAAAAAAAGCTAAGCAGAAAATATATCTGAAAAATTGAGTGCCACTATATCTAAGTGCCAACAACATGTAGGCAAATGCTCCTAAGTAAAGAGCAAAGCATTATCATTCCAATGCAAGGCAAAAATCAAAACATCTAAAGCAAGGAAAACAAAAGCATATCAAGTCACGCTTCAGTCCAGGCAAGAATTTTGCACATGACATTTGTCTACCATTCACCATCCACAGAACCCACCTAATCTCAATAAGGAATTACACCTGAAATTTAGATTGAAATTGAAAACAAAAGCTACAGCAAAAActtagaataaaaatgattgaagtaATGATGGTTTTGTTCAAGCAATAAAAACAGTTCAGAACACAAGGCTTATGTCCAAGTGACATGCTTTTGTGCGTTACATGGTCAAATATAGAATATAACTATCACAGACATATATGAAGTCAAAAtggaaatgaaaatttttatttggcATGCCAAATGTTGAATGGGGAGTTAGAAAGCTTATCCAATGATAAATGAAGGGAGCCTGTTCACTTATGGACATACTAATTTTCTTACTGGTTTGTTTAATGAATGAATACTATGCGATGAGTGCAAGAGTTTATATTGTGCGAGCTACATTCTCAATTCAATTTAATCTTGGGCAGTAAGCCAAACATTAACACCCAACAATAGACTTGAGTTTAGGAGAAAATTCCAGGTACATGCATATACGTGTCAAAATCAAATGTCTGATCAGTTTTGTATAAATACAGACTGACACTGAAGATGAAATTTAACACCCACATCTTGTAAGCACATGTTCTTACTAAAGGGAAGCTCAGCTTTGTGCAAGACAAGCAACTGATTGTCTACGGTTAAATGCTTTGAGGATCATATACTGAAACAATCATGCTTTATAAGAGCTGAATGTTAAGAAACACATCCATTTAAGGAAGCAAAACACAAAACGAAGAAGGAATTTGAAATAAACTAGATTATTAACTAAGATCACGAAGCTAGAGTTTTATCATCAACAGAGTAACTGCGCAAGACACAAGTCCACTATATAGCAACAAAAACCAGttgttaagaacaattaaattacaaaattattaaaagaaataaagaaccgCAAGTACATTAAAGAAAGAACCACAACTTGAGAAAGATATGTACATAAGTAATTGGGGCAAATTGAAGCTTCAGCTTATCATCAACTAGACGGGAGGTATGTTGGCGAAAGAGAAGCCTTTGTATCCCTTATAAGCATAGTAAGCAATCCGAGTGTAATAAAATCCAGGTATAAACAGCACCACTCCCAGAATCGCAAAGAAAAGCCCTAATTCaacaaatcaaacagaaaaatgcTCAAAATTAGCAAACTTCAGCGACTACAGAACCCTAATTCCTCTAATCAGTAAGCAAAGgaacaatatttttttttaattgaactcAAGACATGAGAAATCACGAAGAAGAATACCATGAGCACGGTCACCGCCTATTTTGTTCGAAGCCATAAAAATGCCCAAAACGATACCGACGACACCGAAAACGAGAAGAGAGACGGCAAGAGCAATCTCCTTGATTGGTGGTCGATTGTTGACAACGTATGATGTCTCCATCATAATGTCGTCGTCTGTTATGGAGAAGGCGTGGTCTACGTACGCCATTTCTAAGAAGAAGTGCGTAGAGATGGGGATATTCGTTTCCTGTTTTCTACTCTTCTTCTGGGTTTTTTCCCCAGCTAGATTTTGAGACAGTAGACTCAGGTGATGGGATTCAATTCAAAGCTTGGTAGGTGTTTGAGCAAATTGGATTTTGATGGTTGGGTTTGGGTTGGAATAGACTTTTCAAAGCGACAGGTGAATtagtaattttcttttcttcgtctTCCGTGCGGTGCCGCCACGCAGgcaaaacttatgaacatttgacCTCGCAAACAATTTATtatgattattttaattaaaattataataaatttttttataaaaatatatgtaCATAACTTTTTATTAATTAGATATTTATACGTTTCTATCATCCCGAATTattgtaatataataaaatttttgttttttaaGTCTAGTgagaattatttatttataattttatatatttttattttaaatttataataatttaaatttagataTTTTTATATAATGAATATACTTTATTCATTGATTATGGGAAATTGATCATAATTAAGAATAATATAATTGATAATATAATTGATATACGTATAGTaattatatttgaaaattttttgtaTTCTTAAATTCTAGATTAACATTTTTGTTGGCTTATGTATAGTAGTTTTATaacaatcaataaattttaatttcattatttaattaaaattaaataaattaaaaaaattaactttaattGAATAGTATTAAACattttgaataataaaaattaaaaaggaaaaaaaaaagatatagaTCTTTCCATCCAATTGTGGAGTCGGACCAGAATTGGGAACAAAACAAGGGTCCTTGTATCAAACTAAGAGTGGTTTGAAGTATGTAACAATTATTTCACTTTATAATTTATAAAGAATgctagttgaaaaaaaaaagcatatattctttttaaattatgttttagtaaTTGGgagtttttaatataattaaaaaaataagtgaataaggtttaatttaataataaaaataatttaaataaaaataaaaataaaaataaaatacactttaataatataaaaaggaCTCATTTTTTATGAGAGAGAAAAtactattttcttgtattttttatatatctaataattaactaatttcacttatcccTCACCCTTACCAAATACCAATACAACGATTCACTCACCTTAATTAATTCCACCCATCTTCTGATTTGTACCATAGAGTTGTGTTGGTATGATAGAGTTTTCCTAGATCTACGAATTTAGTAATTTCTTTTAATACATAGAAACAtcatatgttaaaaaaaaaaaatgttggccTTTATCTCTCTTTCTCTTTACAGGCAACCTAAGCCTAGCATACTAAGGGATTTTAGTTATCTCAAGCAGTCTTCATGCCTTTTTAATTCACTCTTTTTCATCATTCTCATCACTCTTTATTGCTGTTGGCAGGGTCTTTGCCAAAGCATGTAATTTGAGGACTAAGCTTGATGGTGAGAAGAGGAGAAGTATTGGGAATTGAAactatctatatttgccattttatTAGTTTAATACCTTaaattttgttatcatcaaaattatATGCTCCTTTAAGCTGTGGGACTAACACATGCTTATGCTACTTATTatacatgatttggagttagagAAACTAAATATTAAAACTGCCTTCTTGCATGGAGAACTTGAAGAGCAAATCTACATGTAATAACTTGAAGATTTTGAATTTAAGAGAAAAGAAGACTATATATGTTTGTTTATTGAAGAACTCACTGTATGGGGTTGAAAAAGAAAATCATTTAGACAGTTTTCTGAGTGGTTTGATtcatatttcttattttctataTATCCTTATTGCTCATTATTTTGATTGTTATCAAACAAGATTGAGGATCAAGGATTGTACTAACACCTTCCAATCAAATTTTAGCATCTGGTTATTTCTCTTCTCCTCAATTTTCAGTTTAGTATTCTGCATCAAGATTGCGTTTCCTCAACTATGTTTTAGATACTCTTAACATGAGTTTCGCATTACGTTCCTCGCAATTCAAGCATGGGGATGAAATTGCGACAACTAAAATTGAATGTTAGCGCAGGTTCTTAAGAAAGAGATTGTCATATACTTTGAAATTTGTGGCATATATTATACCTATTTGTGAGTGATTGTTGACACCTATCATAATATGAACCTATGGGATGCCACGGGATGCAATCGGACTGAGGTTTCATTAAAATGAGCTGCGAGGGCATGCGGGAATCCTCAGAAGCTGATTGCGGTTCCCTGGAATGCCCTTGGGTGACTTCTAAGGTGGGAAGAAGACCCATGGACGATTTCTTTTCCAAAGAGTATTTTGGGACGTCGACTTGTTACACGATCAAGGTTTGCAGTGGGACTAACATGCTTATGCTACTTATTATGCATGATTAGGAGTTAGAGAAACTAAATATTAAAACTGCCTTCTTGCATGGAGAACTTGAAGAGCAAATCTGCATGTAATAACTTGAGGATTTTGAATTTAAGAGAAAAAGAAGACTATATATGTTTGTTTATTGAAGAACTCACTGTAtggggttgaaaaaaaaaaaaatcctttattAGACAGTGTTCTGAGTGGTTTGATtcatatttcttattttctataTATCCTTATTGCTCATTATTTTGATTATCATCAAACAAGATTGAGGATCAAGGATCGTACTAACACCTTCCAATCAAATTTTAGCATCTGGTTATTTCTCTTCTCCTCAATTTTCAGTTTAGTATTCTGCACCAAGATTGCGTTTCCTCAACTATGTTTTAGATACTCTTAACATGTGTTTCGCATTACGTTCCTCGCAATTCAAGCATGGGGATGAAATTGCAACAACTAAAATTGAATGTTAGCGCAGGTTCTCAAGAAAGAGATTGTCATATACTTTGAAATTAGTGGCATATATTATACCTATTTGCGAGTGATTGTTGACACCTATCATAATATTAACCTATGGGATGCCACGGAATGCAATCGGACTGAGGTTTCATTAAGATGAGCTGCGAGGGCATGCGGGAATCCTCAGAAGCTGATTGCGGTTCCCTGGAATGTCCTTGGGTGACTTCTAAGGTGGGAAGAAGCCCCATGGACGATTTCTTTTCCAAAAAGTATCTTGGGACGTTGACTTGTTACACGATCAAGGTTTGCAGCAAGAAAAGTCCGATTTAGTGGAGTTTTGGGCCTTTGACACCATGACAAGGCAATGGGAAGTCCTTTAGTCGACTTCATAAGAGGAAATTAAAAGGGACTTGTGGATGAATTCAATCCTTATATtggcttatttttattttatacatTCTAACTTGACCTACTCAGAGAAGTATATCAAAATGACAAGGCCTCTGCATGCCTATCAAAGACAAATCCTTGAAAAACAATAACAAACGAAAGAAACAAGAAATCCTATCCCTGAAGGATTTAACTTTTTCCCTAAACAGGGCTTTCGTTAACTCCCACCAATTCTTCCACTTTAAAGTAAATGCGTAcctttactcacaaaataatcggTCACTTCTTCTTAATTTTATGGTatctatttttatataaatattcagtacattattttttaatatacgtAGTGTACTCTATAATTTACCGTCAATTAATGAATTTACAAATTATTTGCAACTTTTAGCTTTGGTAAATAATAggcttaataataaaaaaaatctcctAAACttcacaattttttaattttatcccattctttcaattttataaaattagtttaataattttaatttatttaaaaaataaaaaaatatatgtataaattctATATAATTATGTCAATTAACGAAAGAAAACATTTCTTTTACTTATTTGAATGTAGGtaagtataaaatattatatttgaacaaaattttttactatttttttataataattagaaaataaaaatattaattttaagaaaagaaaattttataaaaaataatatttttattatcatatttgataaatagtgaaaattatatatattttcttattaaaataattttataaactttacatgtatattttaattctaaattattaaaTGAGTTAAAATGGTTGTTAATACTaatagtgtaacaccccaaaattttaaa contains:
- the LOC110649234 gene encoding uncharacterized protein LOC110649234 codes for the protein MAYVDHAFSITDDDIMMETSYVVNNRPPIKEIALAVSLLVFGVVGIVLGIFMASNKIGGDRAHGLFFAILGVVLFIPGFYYTRIAYYAYKGYKGFSFANIPPV